The DNA segment TTCCATTTTTATGACGATAACGGCACTTTTATCCCATCTTCAGCCCTTGAATCAGTATTCGCTatcacaacaacatccgCCTACACGATATCATATTCAACGACCACACACCATTGACCAGCATCCATTAGCCAGCATAACCTCCTGGGGGCCTCGAAAACAGCGTGTTATGTATAAGCTAGGAGAGTCCAGATGATGGCACCTTTGAGATCACCTGATATCCTCATGCCAGCCCTTACGGGCTGGGTAATCCTCAGCCTCGCCCGAGGAGCCCTCGCACATGGGGGGCATGGCGGCATGGAGGTGACAGAAGCCGACAAGCCTCTCCCAGAGGATCAATACCCACCGACATATTTCGCCCATCCGGACCACAAAGCGGCTATCTACGGACATATTGTCTTGATGGTTCTGGGTTGGATGTTTGTACTGCCCGCAGCTGTTATGCTATCCCTTGCTCGCTCAAGATACACCGTCTATGCGCAGTTCAGCTTCCTCGCTTTAAACACGGGTGGCATGCTGTTGGGCATCGTCTACAACGCCAGCACGCCGGATCTCTACCCAAATAATGCCCACCACAAGATCGGATGGATCGTCACCATCGCTGCCGTATCCCAGGTGGCCATTGGACTTTTGGCACGCGTGGCCGGCATGATAAAGAGGGGAGAGTTGGGCAACGTGGGAGAACGCCAGGGTTTCATCCCCGTGTCGACTGAGGCCATTCAAGCCCACGAATCAGGATTTCCTGGTCCCTACCGTCGGTTTTCCCATGACAGCGGACAGAGCACAGAGCTCGGCTCGGAAACTCTCCGCAGTCACTCTATCTCgtcacctccaacctctcccactATCCCTTCACATCTCGCTCACAAAGAGTACCAACATGATGACGGTTTTGAGGACGAAGATCTCGAGCACAACGTGCCATCGTTGAAAAAGACTGGCAAGGCTCTCTCGATGGTGGCAAAGGTGGCTGGCAAGATCTCGGATCGCTTCTGGAAAATCCTCATGTTTGCCTATAACTTTGTTGATCGGACGATTCTTCTCCTTAGCTTCCTTGCACTCTGCACAGGGCTTATCACCTACGCCCGATTCTTTGTGAGTTTGAAAGTCTTCTGGTGATAGAGAATAGATGCTAACCATGATGATAGGAGGGCAACGGGATCTTTAGTGGTCTGGCACATTGGATCAAAGGGGGTGTTTTTGTCtggttgggatggtggaCGCTCGCTCGTTGGGCTGGCAGTTTTGGCGATCTTGGATGGGTAAGACCTCTTGCTTTTTTCAAGTCTGTTATCCCTATTCTAACCATGTTTAGGCTTGGAATGTCTGTCCGAAAAAGGCGGGCCAGAAATGGTGTCCTTCTGCCGAATTCGTCGAAAGTGCCCTCATCTTCTTTTATGGATCGACTAACGTCTTCCTCGAGCATCTCGGCAattggggtggtgagtggtCCTCTCAAGATTTGGAACACGTCTCTATTACGGTCTTGTTCATTGGCGGCGGCCTCTGCGGTATGCTCATCGAGTCGATACGCATTCGCAATCTCTTGAACTTTCATGTTGTCGAAACCGCCCAGGAGGATCACATAGACAGGGACCAACTCCGCGAGCCAGAGACATACGCCTTTTCTCTCAACCCCATACCGGCTCTTGTGATCATTCTCACGGGCCTGATGATGAGCTCACATACACAAGAGAACATGATCTCGACCATGGTCCACAAGCAATGGGGCGATCTCATCACTGCTGCGTCGCTTTCCCGCGGCTTAAGTTATGTTGTTATGTACCTCAAGCCGCCCAAGACGATTTACCCCTCAAGGCCACCAACGGAGTTGTTGACGGCTTTTGGTCTTACCGCTGGCGGTTTCATGTTCATGGCTAGTTCCAGTGACACGGTCGACGGCATGATCCACTATCAGCTCAACCCGATGTTCATGTACACGGTTACCATGGGCTTCGTTgcgttgatgatggcgtGGGTGATTTTGCTGGTGGCGTTGAAGGGTTGGGCGGAAAAACGGGAGGCGGCGGGTAGGTTAACTGGGAGGGCATTTGCGTGAAACGGTCTCTGCCTGCTGATCTTCTCATGGAGATAAAGGAGAAGGCTCAACCACGACGATGGAAAATGACGATGACCATGtgtggaagaaaagaaaagttGGAGGAAGTTCGGTTTCGGAAATTCCTTTACGTCGCTTCCAGAGATACCCCGTTTTATACCACCTTTTTGGAGATTTTTATGTTGCATCACACACTCTCTTGATTTTTGTACACTTGTTCACAGTTGATACCCTTTACATACATATATACGACTGTTGGAATTCGTttggggaatggggggaatACATGGATACAGGAGTGCTGGATGGATGAAGAATATGGCTATGATACAGGCGTACATGATTTTGAttggggaaagaaggggcAAGGGGAGGAAGTAATGACTATTGCTTAATGGAGTTGGGTTGTTTTAGGTATATATGGGGGTTTAACAAGGGGGTTGGTTCACCTCTGTCTATACTGAAATCAGATGACGAAGGGGTTttgtgagtggtggtgtttgaaTGTCTGATGTGCTCAAGGGTAAAGGGGTAACGTTGCGATATGGCTATGAGGGGTTTTACAATGAGTTGGACCAAAAGAAATAAACACACTTGAGGGAGGCAACCAAGCTACTACTCTCCAAAGTGTTGTACGTCACGACATTCACCTTGACATGCATCTTGACTTGCACCTCACTCGCACATCCAGTGTGGTTTCCCACCAAATTAAACTTTCTATCTCAAACGCTGATACCAGAAAAGGATATACAACTACCTGCCAATGCCCGATGCCACAGCAATCTCCGCGTAAAATAATACAGGATATCAAAAAGAATAAAACAGAACAAATGACGAAGCGGAGTGGCTTTTTCCCAATCCTATACCCTTCCTACCCCCCGTGTCCTTTCCTAACCAGGTCCCGTTTCCCTGGGTGTAATTGTTCTTATACACCacccttttccttttccaacccttccccccaaacaaaaaaaccaTTCCTGCTCAGTCTACCGAGCCCTTCCCAACATAttaaaaagaaagaaagcaaaaaacAAACACAAATCAGACCTCAATCATCAGGGTAGTACTCCTTAATGTTGGAAACAAACCGACAACTCTCCCGATCAAACCTTTTAAAGAACCTACCCGCCGCGATAAAAAGCTCCTCTGGAATTTCAGCCGGATCCATGATAATCTCCACATTCTCCTGCGCAATTCTGAGGCGACAATACGCCGGTCTCCTACAACAAATCAGTCACACACTCTCAAAAAAAATCGGGAGCATGGCGTTGCGCGGGGGGCAACTTACACGCAAGTATAAAAAATCTTGTCAGTCGGCCGCCGGCCATACCCCATCTCAGAATACATATCAAATCTTCCACCTTCCACCCTTGCATCCTCATGCGAGACCGTATGCGGATCCGGCAGCATCACATTCTTGCTTCTCCACCCGTTGATAACGCCCACATACCCGTACCTCTTGTGCCTAAAAACCTGTCCAATCTTGTAGTGCACCGACCGCTGAATGTCCTCTGTGTACCTTCTATGACACGCTGTTGACCCCCGGTTGTCGAGATTGTTCATCATTCGGATGATATCCGGAACGTGCTGCCACCCGACGCGGTCATCCATGGCCATAGGCTGGCGTTTGAGGAACGAGTCGTACGCTTCGTACACGGGCGAGAGATACTTCTCGAGAATCCATAAATCTTCTGACCAGTGTTGTGAACATTCTGCCAGGAGCCTGGACAGGGAGTCACTCCACCGAAAGGTGGCTGGATCCTTGGTCATGAGGTCAGCCCACATGGCGGCGTATTTGGCTGTATTGAGGTTGCGAAGAGGAACACCGGTACGGAGGCGGCCGGTAGAGATGATCTTGGGGTCGTTTTCGGGAAGCGTGTACACCTCAGCCCATGAGGCCTTGAGGTTTTTTGCCATTCGCTGGACGATGATGGGCACGGGCGACGGCTGGAAACTGGCAGAGTCGTCGTCGCTTTCCCAGCCATGTTCGACTAACTTGGCGCGAAGGTATTCGATGGGCACCTCGTGATCTGAGGTGAAGGGATCGATGTACATGCGGTGCAAAGCTGTCGGTCGCTTGTTGCTCCACACAAGCTCGCCGTCCAGGTCTTCGCCGGCGGGCGGCTCGACGCTGACATAGGCATGACCTGGGAAGTTGAGACAGGCGGCATTTATCCCCAACCGTTGGGCCACGCAAACGAAGATGGCAGCCGCAACCAGGGGGAGCGACGCGTGCTCCCTTTCGGATAGGACGTGTCCAATAAGGCAGTACTGCAGATTGCGATACTCGCTGATGGGGAACTCGGCGCCAATGTAATTCTTGAGTCGAAGCCAGCGCATCAGGTTAATGGCTTTGTCTCTCGTGTTGAACCTTTTGGAATGTGGATGCTCCGTGATGTATTGGATGGCGTACTGATCAAGCGTCCGGGCGATCTGTGGAAGCTATTAGCTATAAGCCTAGTAGAGCTATAGGAACAACTTACGTAGTTAAGATCATGATCCTGGTCGTGCAAGACAAACATGTCAAAAGCCCCCAGCGCAGCATCGAGATGTTCCCTGCTGTTGAGACGCCCTTGGTAACTGAACCATACCTCCACTGCTAGTCCCCTATGAAGACTGTCCAAGGTGGCTTGCGCCCAGTacttcttcgccaacacATACTCGTCCGAGTCGTCAATGTAGCGCTGATCCAGCAAGTAGTCCTTGACATCTAGCCCAAGCTCACAGATGGCTGCTACCCTCCTGGCCTGACCTCTGGTGGTCCTCACGATACCATCCAGCCATCGTTCCACCCGAAAGTTTGTTCTCCGCCTCTCCAGCCACAAGTCCTTCCAGCCAACCGAAGAGGCTCTGGctttgagcttcttctcgagGTTGTGTCTCGCATCCCAAAAGTGGAAACAACGCAGACAATAAGTTCGCCACAGCAGGGGCTCGTTCGCGATATTATGTAGGCGTCGTGATGCTAGCTGGAAGTTGCGGAGGTTGTCTTCAGCAGACACAAAGTGAAGGACGTGACGGATGATCTCATCCGGGAAGTCGGAGAGTTGAGCCATCGCAGTGTAGTTTCGAGGGCGATCTGGCGGAATTCTCTCATGTGGTTCGGATGGTTGGAGGGAGCTCGAGAGGGAGCAGCGGCGCGCGATGATTCAACCTGGGAGCGCTTTATACCAGTGGCGGCCGCTCATACACGGGAGTCTCAAAGACGGGGATGCTCTGGAAGAGTTTGAAGTCATTTGCCATTGGCAAACCTTACTTTGCTAGTTCTCGGGACTTGCGCAGGCGCAAAGCGCGTCATCGCCGGACCGGCCTCAGGTAGAAATGCTTATCAGTGGTAATTAATTTCTCGATAGCGCAGCGGTTGGGTGGCCCGAGCTCCTCATTCCTCAACGTTGTTGGGCCCCTCAGGTCTGTTGCGCAGCTGCAAGACAAGGAGCCGGCAATCCCTGGCCGGGATCCCCTATCGACCGCGGGGTAGCAGTCAAATTTACTGgagcccctccaccaccacccaccaccacgccgTTCTGCTTCCCCGTCCCTTGTTCTCGTCTGAAGTTGCTCCCGGACCGTGACTCACGGATTGGCTGACAGCTCCCTTATTTCGGTTTCAGGGGACGCAAAATATTCCCATTTAGGCCACTACCATCACCCTCGACCGAATCCCTTTCCAAAGCCACCTACaggccaacaccaaacacaccCCGTCCACATCGACAGTCTCGGAGAATCGTCACCATGGAGAAGGTCGAAAAGGTCACCGAAGCCCTCAAGAAGGCCACAATCGGCGgcgatgagaagaagaaggccaagaaggagaagaaggccgcccCTGCCGCCGATGCCAGCGCCGGCCCCCTCGAGGTGaatccccctccatccttcATCCAGGAGCGTATCGACCTGTTCGACCGCCTGTACAAGGAACAGCAGGAGGAAATCGCCAGTAGACCTCGCGAGGACATCACAATCACAATGCCAGATGGCACCATCAAGGTCGGCAAATCGTACGagaccacccccgccggAATTGCCAAGGGCATCTCCAACAGCCTCTTCAAGCGCACTGTTGTTGCGAGAATCGATGGCGAGACATTGTGGGATCTCGAGCGTCCCCTCGAGAAGAGCTGCAAGCTTGAGCTTCTGGACTTCAACGATGACCAGGGCAAGTTTGTCTTCTGGCATTCCAGCGCACATATTCTTGGCGAGGCCTGCGAGCGGAGGTTCGGTTGCTCGCTGTGCATTGGTCCCCCAGTGGACAATGGTTTCTACTACGAAATGGCTCTGCCAGATGGTGCCGCTGTTCAGTCCACAGACTGGGCGCCACTTGAGAGTATTGTCAGCAAggtggtcaaggagaagcagcctTTCCAGAGACTCGAGATGAGCAAGGAGGACCTGCTCAAGATGTTTGCCTACAACAAGTACAAGCAGCACAtcatcaaggacaagatTGAGGATGGCACCAAGACCACAGTTTACAGGAACGGCCCCTTGATCGATTTGTGCAGAGGCCCCCACGTCCCCGACACTGGCAGAATCGAGGCTTTTGCCATCATGAAGAACTCGTCTTCTTACTTCCTCGGTGATGCGAACAACGACTCCCTTCAGAGAATCTACGGTGTATCTTTCCCCGACAAGAAGCAAATGGCTGCCCATAAGaagtttttggaggaggccgcTAAGCGCGACCACCGCTTGATTGGCAAGCAGCAAGAGTTGTTCTATTTTGAGGAGTGCTCGCCCGGTTCGGCCATGTGGCTGCCCCACGGTATGCGCATCCACAATGCGATTATGGATTACATCAAGGAGGAGTACTGGGCCCGTGGCTACGACGAGGTCATGACTCCCAATATGTTTAACGTGTCTCTTTGGGAGCAATCTGGCCACTTGGCGCATTACAAGGAGGACATGTTCCTTCTTGACGTGGACAAGGAGCAGTTCGGTCTCAAGCCCATGAACTGCCCGGCCCACGCCATGATGTTCCGTCACAGAGAGCGCAGTCACAAGGAACTTCCCCTCCGCCTTGCCGATTTCGGTGTCCTCCACCGTAACGAAGCCAGCGGTGCGCTCAGCGGTCTCACCAGAGTGAGAAGATTCCAGCAGGATGATGCCCACATCTTCTGCCGCGAGGACCAGATCAAGGAGGAAGTTGCCGATCTCTTCGACTTCATGCGCAAGTTCTACGGTATCCTCGGCCTCACATTCAAGCTCAAGCTTTCTACTCGCCCAGAAAAGTTCCTTGGTGAGATCGAGACATGGGACCGCGCCGAGTCTCGTCTTAAGGAGGCTCTTGACGAGTTTGCTGCCTCTGAcaaggatggtggtgtctcTTGGGAGCTCAACCCTGGTGATGGCGCCTTCTACGGCCCCAAGATTGATATCGCTGTGCTGGACTGCCTCAACAGACCGTGGCAGTGCGCCACCATCCAGCTTGACTTCCAGCAGCCCCAGAACTTCTCACTCGAGTATCAGACTGGCGAGGCTGTGCAAAAGGGTGAGAccaaggctgctgttgaggagcctgctcctcctgctcctgaggccgaggctgagaaggacaaggacggcaaggagaagaagaagcctcttctcatcaagaaggctcTTTCTCCTGGCTGTGCCCGCCCTGTCATGATCCACCGTGCCATGGCTGGCAGTATCGAGCGCTTCACTGCCATTTTGGCTGAGCACTTTGCCGGCAAGTGGCCATTCTGGATGTCGCCTCGCCAGGTTATCGTTATCCCCGTTGGCATGGGCTTCTTGGATTACGCTAAGGAGGTCGCTGccctgctgaagaaggagaagtttTATGCCGGTATGTTGTTCCTTCACACCCCTATTTTCGACATCAATTCTAACTGTGTGATTCCAAGATGTCGACAGCTCCGGCAACACCCTCCAGAAGAAGATTCGCAACGGCCAGCTCGCCCAATGTAAGTTACAACAATCCAAGCGCATTTATTCTCGAAGAGAAACTAACATGGTCTTTTAGACAACTTCGTCTTCGTGGTcggcgacgacgagatgCGCAACCGCAAGGTCAACATCCGCTATCGCGACGACACCTCCACTCAGGCGAGAGATGTGCCTTTTGACTTGGACGAGGCCATCCAGAAGCTCAGGCAGCTCAAGTCTGACAGGGGCATgtacaaccccttccctcatGTGGccgaggcgaagaaggaggaggtcaacgCTTagatgaatgaatgaataGAAAAAATGAGGGTAGAAAAAGTAGAAGTCATTCCATCGAACCTGTTTCTTGCCTGCCGGTATACCATGAATCTGTAGCTTTTAGTGGTTTTTTGGTATTGCTTAAAgcaggggtttgggggagcactggtgttggtggtggtggtggtggtggtgtggtgtttgtaGCAGAAATACGAGGTAAAAAAACCCTTTCGACAAACAAACCAACTTGAGATATTGGTTGTCATGCAAGCCAAGCATGTTTACTAAGAATTCAGGGGTAGCTCGCAATACTGCCTGGAAGTTGGTCGGCTCGACAACGGACTAAAGAGAGCTgtccaaaaaagaaaaaaaaggtatCATTCAAAAGCCAAAGCAAGGCACTCTACAAGATAACCCAACCAAACAACGCAAAAGCCgcaacaaaaagcaaaaagccgcaacaaaaagcaaaaaaacaaaaactaATCGTACTACTTCATCATGTTGAATTGGCatcccttttcccccttcccattttGTTCCCCAATCTCTCTCCCTCCATcatgagaaaaaaaaagaaaaagaggactCAGAGGTTTGTTACATAAAAGTTGAGTGTGCAATCATGCATAGCCTCATGCGTCCCGTGTGTGTTGCGTGTGTCGTCAGGTATCTTTTaacaaaaaccacccccttttttatcatttttctttccccaACTAATAATCCCAGTTCCTATTTTGtcccccaaaaaaaccctTTTCCATACAAAACCTAAGGCTTAGGGATATGAATCGTCTTGCTGCACATCAAACACCCATGAATAGCAAACATGAGCGCCACCGGGTGAAACTCTAGGAGGGTGCCCGTGAACAAAGTGCCCAGAGGCAACGCCTCGTGAATCCAGCCCTTGGAGATCCAATACGCCATCACCGCGTCGGTAGCCAACGTTGTAGGGATGGGGGTTCCCTCAAAGTATTTTGCCTTTCCTGTGGCATCCTtggggatggcggcggcagtgaCGTTGAACCGGGCCAGTCTCGTCAGGCCGCACAAGACaaagaagccgaggaggaggtggtcgacTGGTGTGCGGAGGCCCATGGCGAAGGCGGCTGAGGCTGGGGCTACGCCGAACGAGATCTTGCAAGACACAAAGCTTGTCAGTAAAAGAGAAAGGTGGGCtgctgggagatggggggaagaCATACAAGATCGGCAAGCGAATCCAGCTCCTGCCCCATCATGCTGCTCTTTTTCCTCCACCGCGCAACTTTACCGTCGAAAAAGTCAAAGAACAACCCCAGAGGCAGGAACCCCAGCGCCCAGTAGAGCGTCGAGTGGGCTTCCGTGTTCAGCGCCGAGGCGAGGTGGCCCGTGGCGATGCAGTACCGCAGAGAGGAAAAGACGGAGAGGATGCCGCAGAGGCCGTTGAGCTCGGTGATGAGGTCGGCCAGGTGGAGGGCGCGAACGAGGGAGAAGTGGCCTACATCGGacgagaggaggaggtcttgCTTGTTGTCTTTTACTGTTGGTGGGTGGGGCGTTAGTTTcactgggtggtggtttgggacAGAAAAGCTCAGAAAAtagcgggggagggggagaatgaACATACGCGCTGGCGACTTGGAGACGGTGGCATcgttgctggaggaggcggcagAGCCGGAGGCCGCGACGCTTGTTCTCTTTgacatgatggtgttggtttgAATGTATGCGCTGCCGGCTTTGGTTCtgtg comes from the Podospora pseudocomata strain CBS 415.72m chromosome 5, whole genome shotgun sequence genome and includes:
- a CDS encoding hypothetical protein (COG:S; EggNog:ENOG503NY5G), producing MMAPLRSPDILMPALTGWVILSLARGALAHGGHGGMEVTEADKPLPEDQYPPTYFAHPDHKAAIYGHIVLMVLGWMFVLPAAVMLSLARSRYTVYAQFSFLALNTGGMLLGIVYNASTPDLYPNNAHHKIGWIVTIAAVSQVAIGLLARVAGMIKRGELGNVGERQGFIPVSTEAIQAHESGFPGPYRRFSHDSGQSTELGSETLRSHSISSPPTSPTIPSHLAHKEYQHDDGFEDEDLEHNVPSLKKTGKALSMVAKVAGKISDRFWKILMFAYNFVDRTILLLSFLALCTGLITYARFFEGNGIFSGLAHWIKGGVFVWLGWWTLARWAGSFGDLGWAWNVCPKKAGQKWCPSAEFVESALIFFYGSTNVFLEHLGNWGGEWSSQDLEHVSITVLFIGGGLCGMLIESIRIRNLLNFHVVETAQEDHIDRDQLREPETYAFSLNPIPALVIILTGLMMSSHTQENMISTMVHKQWGDLITAASLSRGLSYVVMYLKPPKTIYPSRPPTELLTAFGLTAGGFMFMASSSDTVDGMIHYQLNPMFMYTVTMGFVALMMAWVILLVALKGWAEKREAAGRLTGRAFA
- the THS1 gene encoding threonyl-tRNA synthetase (EggNog:ENOG503NUM7; COG:J): MEKVEKVTEALKKATIGGDEKKKAKKEKKAAPAADASAGPLEVNPPPSFIQERIDLFDRLYKEQQEEIASRPREDITITMPDGTIKVGKSYETTPAGIAKGISNSLFKRTVVARIDGETLWDLERPLEKSCKLELLDFNDDQGKFVFWHSSAHILGEACERRFGCSLCIGPPVDNGFYYEMALPDGAAVQSTDWAPLESIVSKVVKEKQPFQRLEMSKEDLLKMFAYNKYKQHIIKDKIEDGTKTTVYRNGPLIDLCRGPHVPDTGRIEAFAIMKNSSSYFLGDANNDSLQRIYGVSFPDKKQMAAHKKFLEEAAKRDHRLIGKQQELFYFEECSPGSAMWLPHGMRIHNAIMDYIKEEYWARGYDEVMTPNMFNVSLWEQSGHLAHYKEDMFLLDVDKEQFGLKPMNCPAHAMMFRHRERSHKELPLRLADFGVLHRNEASGALSGLTRVRRFQQDDAHIFCREDQIKEEVADLFDFMRKFYGILGLTFKLKLSTRPEKFLGEIETWDRAESRLKEALDEFAASDKDGGVSWELNPGDGAFYGPKIDIAVLDCLNRPWQCATIQLDFQQPQNFSLEYQTGEAVQKGETKAAVEEPAPPAPEAEAEKDKDGKEKKKPLLIKKALSPGCARPVMIHRAMAGSIERFTAILAEHFAGKWPFWMSPRQVIVIPVGMGFLDYAKEVAALLKKEKFYADVDSSGNTLQKKIRNGQLAQYNFVFVVGDDEMRNRKVNIRYRDDTSTQARDVPFDLDEAIQKLRQLKSDRGMYNPFPHVAEAKKEEVNA
- a CDS encoding hypothetical protein (COG:S; EggNog:ENOG503P031); protein product: MAQLSDFPDEIIRHVLHFVSAEDNLRNFQLASRRLHNIANEPLLWRTYCLRCFHFWDARHNLEKKLKARASSVGWKDLWLERRRTNFRVERWLDGIVRTTRGQARRVAAICELGLDVKDYLLDQRYIDDSDEYVLAKKYWAQATLDSLHRGLAVEVWFSYQGRLNSREHLDAALGAFDMFVLHDQDHDLNYIARTLDQYAIQYITEHPHSKRFNTRDKAINLMRWLRLKNYIGAEFPISEYRNLQYCLIGHVLSEREHASLPLVAAAIFVCVAQRLGINAACLNFPGHAYVSVEPPAGEDLDGELVWSNKRPTALHRMYIDPFTSDHEVPIEYLRAKLVEHGWESDDDSASFQPSPVPIIVQRMAKNLKASWAEVYTLPENDPKIISTGRLRTGVPLRNLNTAKYAAMWADLMTKDPATFRWSDSLSRLLAECSQHWSEDLWILEKYLSPVYEAYDSFLKRQPMAMDDRVGWQHVPDIIRMMNNLDNRGSTACHRRYTEDIQRSVHYKIGQVFRHKRYGYVGVINGWRSKNVMLPDPHTVSHEDARVEGGRFDMYSEMGYGRRPTDKIFYTCVRPAYCRLRIAQENVEIIMDPAEIPEELFIAAGRFFKRFDRESCRFVSNIKEYYPDD
- the CHO1 gene encoding CDP-diacylglycerol-serine O-phosphatidyltransferase (COG:I; EggNog:ENOG503NU2S; BUSCO:EOG09263MR4) encodes the protein MSKRTSVAASGSAASSSNDATVSKSPALKDNKQDLLLSSDVGHFSLVRALHLADLITELNGLCGILSVFSSLRYCIATGHLASALNTEAHSTLYWALGFLPLGLFFDFFDGKVARWRKKSSMMGQELDSLADLISFGVAPASAAFAMGLRTPVDHLLLGFFVLCGLTRLARFNVTAAAIPKDATGKAKYFEGTPIPTTLATDAVMAYWISKGWIHEALPLGTLFTGTLLEFHPVALMFAIHGCLMCSKTIHIPKP